A window from Littorina saxatilis isolate snail1 linkage group LG9, US_GU_Lsax_2.0, whole genome shotgun sequence encodes these proteins:
- the LOC138975069 gene encoding vacuolar protein sorting-associated protein 29 isoform X2, which produces MLVLLLGDLHIPHRCNSLPARFKKLLVPGKIQHILCTGNLCTKESFDYLKTLASDVHVVRGDFDENMNYPEQKVVTVGQFRIGLCHGHQVVPWGDVESLAMVQRQLDVDILISGHTHKFQAYEHEGKFYINPGSATGAYSALDSIIPSFVILDIQQSTVVAYVYKLFNDEVKVERIEYRKS; this is translated from the exons atg TTGGTGCTGTTGTTAGGAGATCTTCACATCCCTCACCGGTGTAACTCACTGCCAGCACGCTTCAAGAAGCTGCTTGTTCCTGGCAAGATTCAGCACATTCTCTGCACGGGCAACCTGTGTACCAAGGAATCGTTTGACTACCTCAAAACCTTGGCCAGCGATGTGCATGTAGTACGAGGAGATTTTGATGAG AACATGAACTACCCGGAGCAGAAGGTGGTGACAGTGGGTCAGTTCCGCATCGGTCTGTGTCACGGCCACCAGGTGGTGCCTTGGGGCGACGTGGAGAGTCTGGCCATGGTCCAGCGACAACTGGACGTGGACATCCTCATCTCGGGCCACACGCACAAGTTCCAGGCGTACGAACACGAGGGCAAGTTCTACATCAACCCTGGGTCGGCCACAGGGGCCTACTCTGCACTGGACAG CATCATCCCCTCGTTCGTCATCCTCGACATCCAGCAGTCAACTGTCGTCGCTTACGTCTACAAACTCTTCAACGACGAGGTCAAGGTTGAACGGATAGAGTACAGGAAATCCTAG
- the LOC138975069 gene encoding vacuolar protein sorting-associated protein 29 isoform X1: protein MLVLLLGDLHIPHRCNSLPARFKKLLVPGKIQHILCTGNLCTKESFDYLKTLASDVHVVRGDFDENMNYPEQKVVTVGQFRIGLCHGHQVVPWGDVESLAMVQRQLDVDILISGHTHKFQAYEHEGKFYINPGSATGAYSALDSSIIPSFVILDIQQSTVVAYVYKLFNDEVKVERIEYRKS from the exons atg TTGGTGCTGTTGTTAGGAGATCTTCACATCCCTCACCGGTGTAACTCACTGCCAGCACGCTTCAAGAAGCTGCTTGTTCCTGGCAAGATTCAGCACATTCTCTGCACGGGCAACCTGTGTACCAAGGAATCGTTTGACTACCTCAAAACCTTGGCCAGCGATGTGCATGTAGTACGAGGAGATTTTGATGAG AACATGAACTACCCGGAGCAGAAGGTGGTGACAGTGGGTCAGTTCCGCATCGGTCTGTGTCACGGCCACCAGGTGGTGCCTTGGGGCGACGTGGAGAGTCTGGCCATGGTCCAGCGACAACTGGACGTGGACATCCTCATCTCGGGCCACACGCACAAGTTCCAGGCGTACGAACACGAGGGCAAGTTCTACATCAACCCTGGGTCGGCCACAGGGGCCTACTCTGCACTGGACAG TAGCATCATCCCCTCGTTCGTCATCCTCGACATCCAGCAGTCAACTGTCGTCGCTTACGTCTACAAACTCTTCAACGACGAGGTCAAGGTTGAACGGATAGAGTACAGGAAATCCTAG
- the LOC138975068 gene encoding cell cycle checkpoint control protein RAD9A-like isoform X1 codes for MKCVVPGVNLKVFGRAIHSLAKIGDEVYFEPLEQGLSLRTVNSSRSAYACFLFFPSYFQHYDDGSREDEAGRNSEEEEEGLRCKITVKSIMAVFRSLSTIEKTVEKCKISHNAREARLVFELHCRHGIVKTHNLAYIECETLQAIFSKDMCPNKLSAPSKLFCDVVVNFQTTQEEITLTVRPESLSLKNYVEDEPDPNKVVHTELNLAPEEFDLYQVGVDTDITFCLKELRAILAFGETTGLPININFESAGRPVTFCIDSDQTFEANFVLATLADVDQSSSQMPASQRSQQAASTSQHHAKHAANSKQHKAKDVSVKKESKRKESTKTDRHRDQELNRNQPQPSSSAANDVDNMADISAEEFAAAMEAEEDWETEEQTENNPQDRITDQQTLQGAETDDTTQKEGRVTETNTSPGETKRKEGRVTETDTNLQGGWLGKSLHEEREVEEEEGEEEEGRNRGGLKLNGAEGRSSSSPVIPVQCPSSGKSSLLLFADEDIWSKPKREGPCLQPLDDDDNDDLDETIPGTPPAKKFRSLFFGSSQKASQSTQPQQNNTVLAAETDEED; via the exons ATGAAGTGTGTTGTACCAGGAGTCAATCTGAAAG tttttggGAGAGCTATCCATTCCTTGGCAAAGATAGGCGATGAGGTGTACTTTGAACCACTGGAACAAGGG TTGTCGCTGAGGACGGTCAACTCGTCACGGTCAGCCTACGCCTGCTTCCTGTTCTTCCCATCCTACTTCCAGCACTATGACGACGGCAGCAGGGAGGACGAAGCGGGACGGAACagtgaggaggaggaggagggtctCAGATGTAAAATCACCGTCAAG TCCATAATGGCCGTGTTTCGCAGCTTGTCAACCATAGAAAAGACTGTGGAGAAGTGCAAGATATCCCACAATGCAAGGGAGGCTCGACTTGTCTTTGAACTTCACTGCAGACATG GCATAGTGAAAACACACAACCTGGCCTACATTGAGTGTGAAACACTTCAGGCCATTTTCTCCAAGGACATGTGTCCCAACAAACTCTCAGCACCTTCCAA GTTGTTTTGTGATGTGGTTGTGAACTTCCAGACAACTCAGGAGGAGATCACTCTCACTGTTCGTCCGGAGAGTCTGTCCCTCAAGAACTATGTGGAGGATGAACCAG accCGAACAAAGTGGTGCACACAGAACTGAACTTGGCCCCTGAGGAGTTTGACCTGTACCAGGTGGGGGTGGACACAGACATCACATTCTGTCTCAAGGAACTCAGG GCCATTCTTGCTTTTGGGGAAACAACAGGTCTGCCAATCAATATCAACTTTGAGTCTGCTGGAAG GCCTGTGACGTTTTGCATTGACAGCGACCAGACGTTTGAAGCCAACTTTGTGCTGGCCACACTGGCGGACGTGGACCAGTCGTCCTCCCAGATGCCGGCGTCGCAGAGATCGCAGCAAGCAGCCTCCACGTCACAGCATCACGCCAAACACGCTGCTAACAGCAAGCAGCACAAAGCAAAAGATGTTTCAGTAAA GAAAGAGAGTAAGAGAAAGGAGTCGACCAAAACTGACAGACATAGAGACCAAGAATTGAACAG AAATCagccccaaccctcctcctctGCTGCTAACGACGTGGACAATATGGCCGACATCAGCGCAGAAGAGTTCGCAGCAGCGATGGAAGCTGAAGAGGACTGGGAAACGGAggaacagacagaaaacaatcCACAAGACAGAATTACCGACCAACAAACGTTGCAAGGTGCAGAGACTGATGACACAACACAGAAAGAagggagagtgacagagacaaacactaGCCCTGGTGAAACCAAACGGAAAGAAGGGAGAGTGACAGAAACTGACACAAACTTGCAGGGGGGATGGCTGGGGAAGAGTCTTCACGAAGAAAGAGAAgtggaggaggaagaaggagaggaggaggaggggaggaATAGAGGAGGATTGAAGTTGAATGGCGCTGAGGGGAGATCATCGTCTAGTCCTGTGATACCTGTACAGTGCCCCAGCTCGGGCAAG TCATCTCTCCTTTTATTTGCTGATGAAGACATCTGGTCGAAACCG AAGAGAGAGGGGCCGTGCCTGCAGCCattggatgatgatgataacgatgaTCTGGATGAAACAATTCCTGGAACTCCGCCAGCCAAAAAG TTCCGTTCATTGTTCTTTGGGTCGTCACAGAAAGCCTCTCAGTCCACCCAGccacagcaaaacaacacaGTGTTAGCTGCTGAAACTGATGAGGAAGACTGA
- the LOC138975068 gene encoding cell cycle checkpoint control protein RAD9A-like isoform X2 gives MKCVVPGVNLKVFGRAIHSLAKIGDEVYFEPLEQGLSLRTVNSSRSAYACFLFFPSYFQHYDDGSREDEAGRNSEEEEEGLRCKITVKSIMAVFRSLSTIEKTVEKCKISHNAREARLVFELHCRHGIVKTHNLAYIECETLQAIFSKDMCPNKLSAPSKLFCDVVVNFQTTQEEITLTVRPESLSLKNYVEDEPDPNKVVHTELNLAPEEFDLYQVGVDTDITFCLKELRAILAFGETTGLPININFESAGRPVTFCIDSDQTFEANFVLATLADVDQSSSQMPASQRSQQAASTSQHHAKHAANSKQHKAKDVSVKKESKRKESTKTDRHRDQELNRNQPQPSSSAANDVDNMADISAEEFAAAMEAEEDWETEEQTENNPQDRITDQQTLQGAETDDTTQKEGRVTETNTSPGETKRKEGRVTETDTNLQGGWLGKSLHEEREVEEEEGEEEEGRNRGGLKLNGAEGRSSSSPVIPVQCPSSGKKREGPCLQPLDDDDNDDLDETIPGTPPAKKFRSLFFGSSQKASQSTQPQQNNTVLAAETDEED, from the exons ATGAAGTGTGTTGTACCAGGAGTCAATCTGAAAG tttttggGAGAGCTATCCATTCCTTGGCAAAGATAGGCGATGAGGTGTACTTTGAACCACTGGAACAAGGG TTGTCGCTGAGGACGGTCAACTCGTCACGGTCAGCCTACGCCTGCTTCCTGTTCTTCCCATCCTACTTCCAGCACTATGACGACGGCAGCAGGGAGGACGAAGCGGGACGGAACagtgaggaggaggaggagggtctCAGATGTAAAATCACCGTCAAG TCCATAATGGCCGTGTTTCGCAGCTTGTCAACCATAGAAAAGACTGTGGAGAAGTGCAAGATATCCCACAATGCAAGGGAGGCTCGACTTGTCTTTGAACTTCACTGCAGACATG GCATAGTGAAAACACACAACCTGGCCTACATTGAGTGTGAAACACTTCAGGCCATTTTCTCCAAGGACATGTGTCCCAACAAACTCTCAGCACCTTCCAA GTTGTTTTGTGATGTGGTTGTGAACTTCCAGACAACTCAGGAGGAGATCACTCTCACTGTTCGTCCGGAGAGTCTGTCCCTCAAGAACTATGTGGAGGATGAACCAG accCGAACAAAGTGGTGCACACAGAACTGAACTTGGCCCCTGAGGAGTTTGACCTGTACCAGGTGGGGGTGGACACAGACATCACATTCTGTCTCAAGGAACTCAGG GCCATTCTTGCTTTTGGGGAAACAACAGGTCTGCCAATCAATATCAACTTTGAGTCTGCTGGAAG GCCTGTGACGTTTTGCATTGACAGCGACCAGACGTTTGAAGCCAACTTTGTGCTGGCCACACTGGCGGACGTGGACCAGTCGTCCTCCCAGATGCCGGCGTCGCAGAGATCGCAGCAAGCAGCCTCCACGTCACAGCATCACGCCAAACACGCTGCTAACAGCAAGCAGCACAAAGCAAAAGATGTTTCAGTAAA GAAAGAGAGTAAGAGAAAGGAGTCGACCAAAACTGACAGACATAGAGACCAAGAATTGAACAG AAATCagccccaaccctcctcctctGCTGCTAACGACGTGGACAATATGGCCGACATCAGCGCAGAAGAGTTCGCAGCAGCGATGGAAGCTGAAGAGGACTGGGAAACGGAggaacagacagaaaacaatcCACAAGACAGAATTACCGACCAACAAACGTTGCAAGGTGCAGAGACTGATGACACAACACAGAAAGAagggagagtgacagagacaaacactaGCCCTGGTGAAACCAAACGGAAAGAAGGGAGAGTGACAGAAACTGACACAAACTTGCAGGGGGGATGGCTGGGGAAGAGTCTTCACGAAGAAAGAGAAgtggaggaggaagaaggagaggaggaggaggggaggaATAGAGGAGGATTGAAGTTGAATGGCGCTGAGGGGAGATCATCGTCTAGTCCTGTGATACCTGTACAGTGCCCCAGCTCGGGCAAG AAGAGAGAGGGGCCGTGCCTGCAGCCattggatgatgatgataacgatgaTCTGGATGAAACAATTCCTGGAACTCCGCCAGCCAAAAAG TTCCGTTCATTGTTCTTTGGGTCGTCACAGAAAGCCTCTCAGTCCACCCAGccacagcaaaacaacacaGTGTTAGCTGCTGAAACTGATGAGGAAGACTGA